AGAGCATATTGGAATTTTTCACCCCGTTTTCAATGGCTTACAAAGATCTGACCCATTGATAAAATAAGGAATTTGTTGCATGCGCGCGCTCGTATACCACAACCACACATTGATATTTGAAAAAAACTATCAGCTGCCCGTCTTGAGATCTGGTGAAGCCCTGATCCGCGTCCTGCTCGCCGGTATCTGCAATACCGACCTGGAAATCACGCGTGGCTACCTGGATTTTCAGGGCGTGCTGGGGCATGAATTTGTTGGCGTCGTCGAGGAGGTGTATGAAGCACCCGGCGCATCGTTGATTGGGCAACGCGTCGTTGGCGAGATCAATGCGGCCTGTCATCGCAGTGATTGTTTCTATTGCCGGCAAAATATGCCCACGCACTGCCCGAATCGCACCACGCTGGGCATCGTCAACCGCGACGGCGCCTTCGCTGAATACCTGCAGCTTCCTCTTGAGAACCTGCATATCGTTCCTGAGAACGTGAGCAATGAGGAGGCTGTCTTTGTTGAGCCACTCGCCGCCAACTTTGAAATCCTTGAGCAGGTACATCTGAAGCCGACCGATAGCGTCATCATTCTTGGCGATGGCAAAATGGGCCAGCTGGCGGCGCAGGTTCTCGCCTTGAGTGGTTGCGAACTCATCATGCTGGGAAAGCACGAGGAGAAGCTCGCACTGGCAGCAAAACGGGGAATACAAACTC
This window of the Ktedonobacteraceae bacterium genome carries:
- a CDS encoding alcohol dehydrogenase catalytic domain-containing protein; translated protein: MRALVYHNHTLIFEKNYQLPVLRSGEALIRVLLAGICNTDLEITRGYLDFQGVLGHEFVGVVEEVYEAPGASLIGQRVVGEINAACHRSDCFYCRQNMPTHCPNRTTLGIVNRDGAFAEYLQLPLENLHIVPENVSNEEAVFVEPLAANFEILEQVHLKPTDSVIILGDGKMGQLAAQVLALSGCELIMLGKHEEKLALAAKRGIQTRLLANEQEVALENRKRVDVVVECTGSTKGLEMALQLVRPRGTIVLKSTVADQSSLHLAPIVIDEIRVQGSRCGPFPPALRALSQKLVDVRPLISARYSLDDGLDAFRHAGEKGVLKVLLQM